Proteins from a single region of Chitinivorax sp. B:
- the glcF gene encoding glycolate oxidase subunit GlcF, whose protein sequence is MHTDLADTYQHDAQAVEAAELIKACVHCGFCNATCPTYQLLGDERDGPRGRIYLIKQMLEGKAVTASTQLHLDRCLMCRACETTCPSGVRYGHLAELGRELVARQVERGPEVRFRRAVLHDGLLKGPWFGLAVGLGRLVRPVLPGRLKWRVPLAREAGSWPEPRHPRRVLLLDGCVQPILVPAINAAAARVLDLAGISAIRLPHACCGALSAHMGYADEAETRMQRNLQTWMTELQGPAEAMISTASGCSAYLKDYGWQLRNDPHHAGLAARLSLMSKDLVELIQQVWPSLRPLLKPPQTVRRVAVQAPCSLQHGQQLVGLVEQLLTDAGFELTQVVDGHLCCGSAGTYSLLQPELSDQLRANKLQALHAGQPQCIATANIGCMMHLQQVTSTPILHWIELIDMLIRET, encoded by the coding sequence ATGCATACCGATCTGGCTGACACCTACCAGCATGATGCCCAGGCGGTTGAGGCGGCTGAGTTGATCAAGGCCTGTGTACATTGTGGTTTCTGCAATGCCACCTGCCCAACCTATCAGCTGTTGGGGGATGAACGCGATGGCCCACGTGGCCGCATCTACCTGATCAAGCAGATGCTGGAAGGCAAGGCGGTGACTGCCAGTACGCAATTGCATCTGGATCGTTGTCTGATGTGCCGTGCCTGTGAGACAACCTGCCCGTCTGGCGTACGTTATGGCCATCTGGCCGAGCTGGGGCGTGAATTGGTTGCACGACAGGTGGAGCGGGGGCCGGAAGTTCGATTTCGGCGTGCCGTGTTGCACGACGGGCTATTGAAGGGCCCGTGGTTTGGCTTGGCTGTGGGGTTGGGACGGCTGGTCAGACCGGTGCTGCCTGGGCGGTTGAAATGGCGTGTTCCCTTGGCCCGGGAGGCTGGAAGCTGGCCTGAGCCTCGCCACCCGAGAAGGGTATTGTTACTTGATGGATGCGTACAACCGATATTGGTTCCGGCTATTAATGCGGCTGCGGCGCGTGTCCTGGATCTCGCCGGGATCAGTGCGATTCGTCTGCCACATGCCTGTTGTGGCGCACTGAGTGCCCATATGGGGTATGCGGACGAAGCTGAAACCCGGATGCAGCGGAATCTTCAGACCTGGATGACTGAGTTGCAAGGTCCTGCAGAAGCCATGATCAGTACTGCAAGTGGTTGCAGTGCCTATTTGAAAGACTATGGTTGGCAATTACGCAATGATCCGCACCATGCCGGATTGGCTGCACGTTTAAGCCTGATGAGTAAAGATCTGGTGGAGCTGATCCAGCAAGTCTGGCCCTCGCTGCGGCCATTACTGAAGCCGCCACAAACAGTACGGCGGGTAGCGGTACAGGCACCCTGTTCGCTACAGCATGGGCAACAGTTGGTGGGGCTGGTTGAGCAGTTGTTGACGGATGCCGGTTTTGAATTGACCCAGGTGGTGGATGGGCATTTGTGCTGCGGTTCTGCAGGCACCTATTCCCTGCTGCAGCCTGAACTATCGGACCAATTGCGGGCCAACAAGCTGCAAGCCTTGCATGCGGGCCAGCCGCAATGTATTGCGACTGCTAATATAGGATGCATGATGCACCTGCAACAGGTGACATCGACACCTATCTTGCATTGGATCGAACTGATCGACATGCTGATTCGGGAAACCTGA
- a CDS encoding FAD-linked oxidase C-terminal domain-containing protein — MTGFHHVDLQPFARQLRQAVPGLDILDDPEDTRPFECDSLTTHRCVPGLVLMPTNEADIVAILRCCTEAHVPVVARGAGTGLSGGALPLAHGVLLSMARMNRIASLDAMARTATVQPGVTNLAISQAAAVHQLYYAPDPSSQIACTIGGNVAENSGGVHCLKYGLTVNNVLRLRVVLMDGEVLEIGSEALDSPGFDLLALMIGSEGLLGIVTEVTVRLLPKPQLARVILAAFASVEQAGQAVAGLIAAGSIPAGLEMMDHDATQAAEAFVHVGYPTDAAAILLCEADGNEAEVSDDIERMSALLQAYGATSLRVSTTEAERLRLWAGRKGAFPAVGRISPDYYCMDGTIPRKTLAQVLTRIADLSRTYGLRCVNVFHAGDGNLHPLILFDVAKPGELARAEAFGSAILALCVAVGGTVTGEHGVGVEKLDAMCGQFGVRELGLFHDIKHAFDPDELLNPGKAVPTLHRCAELGAMHVHHGQLPHSDLPRF, encoded by the coding sequence ATGACTGGATTTCATCACGTTGATCTGCAACCATTTGCCCGTCAGCTCCGACAGGCAGTGCCCGGGTTGGATATTCTGGACGACCCGGAAGATACCCGGCCCTTTGAATGCGATAGTCTGACGACACATCGTTGTGTGCCAGGATTGGTACTGATGCCGACCAATGAAGCCGACATCGTGGCTATCTTGCGTTGCTGCACTGAAGCACATGTTCCGGTGGTGGCGCGGGGCGCGGGGACTGGCCTCTCCGGTGGTGCCCTGCCACTGGCACATGGTGTACTGTTATCGATGGCGCGTATGAATCGTATCGCATCGCTGGACGCCATGGCCCGTACCGCCACTGTGCAGCCTGGGGTAACCAATCTGGCGATTTCGCAAGCAGCGGCCGTGCATCAGCTGTATTACGCACCCGATCCATCAAGCCAGATCGCTTGCACCATTGGCGGCAATGTCGCCGAGAATTCGGGCGGAGTGCATTGCCTGAAATATGGGCTGACCGTGAATAATGTGTTACGTCTACGAGTGGTGTTGATGGATGGCGAGGTGCTGGAAATTGGCAGCGAGGCATTGGATAGTCCCGGTTTCGACTTGCTGGCGTTGATGATCGGTTCGGAGGGGCTGCTGGGGATTGTCACAGAGGTAACGGTACGTCTATTGCCCAAACCTCAACTGGCACGGGTGATTCTGGCTGCATTCGCGTCGGTAGAACAAGCGGGGCAGGCAGTGGCCGGATTGATTGCTGCAGGCAGCATCCCCGCTGGGCTGGAGATGATGGATCATGATGCTACCCAGGCTGCAGAAGCGTTTGTGCATGTCGGTTACCCGACGGATGCCGCGGCGATCCTGTTGTGTGAGGCCGATGGCAATGAGGCCGAAGTAAGTGACGACATCGAACGGATGTCAGCCTTGCTGCAAGCTTATGGCGCTACCAGTCTGCGGGTATCGACTACCGAGGCCGAGCGTCTACGGTTGTGGGCCGGGCGGAAGGGGGCATTTCCAGCTGTTGGCCGAATCAGCCCGGACTATTACTGCATGGACGGCACGATTCCTCGCAAAACCCTTGCCCAGGTGTTAACGCGGATTGCTGACTTGTCACGGACATATGGCCTGCGCTGCGTGAACGTGTTTCATGCCGGAGACGGCAACCTGCATCCTTTGATTTTGTTCGATGTTGCCAAGCCGGGTGAGTTGGCACGGGCCGAGGCCTTTGGCAGCGCCATTCTGGCCTTATGTGTGGCGGTGGGGGGCACGGTAACCGGTGAGCATGGCGTGGGCGTGGAAAAGTTGGATGCCATGTGTGGCCAGTTTGGTGTACGTGAGCTCGGCCTGTTCCACGACATCAAGCATGCGTTTGATCCAGACGAGCTATTGAACCCCGGCAAGGCGGTGCCTACATTGCATCGTTGTGCAGAGCTGGGCGCCATGCATGTGCATCATGGCCAGTTACCACATTCTGATCTGCCGCGTTTCTGA
- a CDS encoding methyl-accepting chemotaxis protein, which produces MNGFWQTYEWLERSVFYTLTRKLMSLSFVILFQLLVLWAVWSTTSDITAALRQSGLAAEQMHKLVGKLDGAVRLVLVLTMCSAGFITFMIWYLRYLIVRPIREIITIFNDIGAGEGDLSKDIPVKTYDELREMSEAHNRFLAKLRDIISNVRRMTVQISMESAKSLKNIRDTNISAHTQDKLAQQVYQSSVATTERIEYVNLRSQALADTTHDNMVVANDSYQELLDLVGRITAINDKVESFSSTVGALNDRSSSIKNIVGLIKEISDQTNLLALNAAIEAARAGEAGRGFAVVSDEVRRLAERVRNATDDITNDIDAMLDQVNRTLEQTGQIKQDTAVAQEVVGKSSQHFAKMVGDFETAAGSLTEMAQRMSEIATGNAETNQNVSEIHQLTMAVSDQMSRSETSTHDLVAASEEVQELIGRFVVGVGEFDKAIQTTARFRDQIVERMWEMKRGGVDIFDQRYVPITSTNPQKYRTAYDEQFARTFQPEFDQLARAIPGGKFALLVDTKGYAPTHNSWYSKPPTGHMESDLVNSRDKRIFADEAGLRAARNTLPFLLHTYLRDTGEIMTEIDMPVYIDKRLWGNLRVGFDSSIMLSAV; this is translated from the coding sequence ATGAACGGGTTCTGGCAGACCTACGAATGGCTGGAGCGCAGTGTTTTTTACACGCTGACACGCAAGTTGATGAGCCTGAGCTTTGTCATTTTGTTCCAATTGCTGGTTTTATGGGCAGTCTGGTCAACCACTAGCGATATCACCGCAGCCTTGCGCCAATCTGGCTTGGCTGCAGAGCAGATGCACAAGCTGGTTGGCAAATTGGATGGGGCAGTCCGGCTGGTGCTGGTACTGACCATGTGCTCGGCAGGCTTCATCACCTTCATGATCTGGTACCTGCGTTACCTGATTGTGCGACCGATTCGCGAGATCATCACCATTTTCAATGACATCGGTGCGGGAGAAGGCGACCTGTCCAAGGATATTCCAGTCAAGACCTACGACGAGCTACGTGAGATGTCGGAAGCGCACAATCGCTTTCTGGCCAAACTGCGTGACATCATCAGCAATGTGCGCCGCATGACCGTGCAGATTTCGATGGAGTCGGCCAAATCGTTGAAGAACATTCGCGATACAAATATCAGTGCGCATACACAGGATAAGCTTGCGCAGCAGGTGTACCAGTCCAGTGTCGCCACAACCGAGCGTATTGAATATGTCAATCTGCGCTCACAAGCGTTGGCTGATACTACGCACGATAATATGGTGGTGGCGAATGACTCTTATCAAGAGTTGCTGGACCTTGTAGGTCGTATCACTGCCATCAACGACAAGGTTGAAAGCTTCAGTAGCACAGTGGGTGCATTGAACGATCGCAGCAGTTCGATCAAGAATATTGTCGGCCTGATCAAGGAGATCTCAGATCAGACCAACCTGCTGGCCTTGAATGCCGCCATTGAAGCGGCTCGTGCGGGTGAAGCCGGGCGTGGATTTGCGGTGGTATCCGATGAAGTGCGCCGTTTGGCGGAGCGGGTGCGCAATGCAACCGATGACATCACCAACGATATTGATGCCATGCTTGACCAAGTGAACCGAACCTTGGAGCAGACGGGCCAGATCAAACAGGACACTGCGGTTGCTCAGGAAGTGGTCGGTAAGTCATCTCAACACTTTGCCAAAATGGTGGGTGATTTTGAAACCGCTGCAGGCAGCCTGACGGAGATGGCACAGCGCATGTCGGAAATTGCAACAGGCAATGCAGAAACCAACCAGAATGTATCGGAAATCCATCAGCTGACCATGGCGGTGTCGGATCAGATGTCGCGTTCAGAAACCTCCACCCATGATCTGGTGGCTGCTTCTGAAGAGGTGCAGGAGTTGATTGGCCGATTTGTGGTGGGCGTGGGTGAGTTCGACAAAGCAATTCAGACTACAGCCCGTTTCCGCGACCAGATCGTGGAGCGCATGTGGGAAATGAAACGAGGTGGGGTGGACATCTTCGATCAGCGTTATGTGCCGATTACCAGTACCAACCCTCAGAAATACCGCACGGCTTATGATGAGCAGTTTGCACGCACCTTTCAGCCTGAGTTTGATCAACTGGCGCGTGCCATTCCCGGCGGCAAGTTTGCGTTACTGGTGGATACCAAGGGTTATGCGCCGACACATAACAGCTGGTACTCGAAACCGCCGACCGGTCATATGGAATCTGACTTGGTCAACAGCCGGGACAAGCGCATATTTGCTGATGAGGCAGGCTTGCGCGCGGCACGCAATACCCTGCCATTCCTATTGCATACTTATCTGCGCGATACCGGTGAAATCATGACCGAGATCGACATGCCGGTGTATATCGACAAACGCTTGTGGGGCAATCTGCGGGTGGGATTTGATTCCAGCATCATGTTGAGTGCAGTGTGA
- the glcE gene encoding glycolate oxidase subunit GlcE: MTVNPILEQLIDSVREAAARGTPIRIHGGGSKQFYGEPVAGQPLDVTGYQGIVEYEPTELYITARTGTRLSELAATLAEHNQMLAFEPPCFTEATTVGGMVAAGLSGPRRAYVGAIRDFTLGVSMLDGRGQPLQFGGKIMKNVAGYDVSRLLVGSMGCLGILTEVTLKVMPRPRFEQTRVLEMTPLDALTNLNRWAGQPLPISASAWHQGRLWLRLSGAESAVMAASLQLGGEPSDDAIWSALCHQHHMFFTGNRPLWRLSLPATAPWLPDQADCLLEWGSALRWVVSDEGSALRSWAVQQGGHATLFRHGGETCPVFTPPSTALLALHRRLKQRFDPAGVLNPGRLYPGV; this comes from the coding sequence ATGACAGTTAATCCTATCCTTGAACAGCTGATTGATTCCGTGCGTGAAGCAGCTGCGCGTGGAACACCCATCAGGATCCATGGCGGTGGCAGCAAGCAATTTTACGGGGAGCCTGTGGCAGGCCAACCGCTGGATGTGACGGGATATCAAGGTATTGTCGAGTATGAACCGACAGAGCTCTATATCACAGCTCGTACCGGAACCCGTTTGAGCGAATTGGCGGCGACGCTGGCTGAACACAATCAGATGTTGGCATTTGAACCACCTTGCTTCACTGAGGCCACCACGGTCGGCGGGATGGTGGCCGCCGGTTTGTCTGGGCCACGACGAGCTTATGTGGGGGCCATCCGGGATTTCACCTTGGGCGTCAGTATGCTGGATGGCCGTGGTCAGCCACTGCAGTTTGGTGGCAAGATCATGAAGAATGTGGCCGGCTACGATGTCTCCCGGCTGCTGGTTGGTAGTATGGGGTGCTTGGGCATTCTCACTGAGGTGACCTTGAAGGTGATGCCTCGCCCCCGTTTTGAACAAACCCGTGTGCTGGAAATGACCCCATTGGATGCTTTGACCAACCTGAATCGCTGGGCTGGCCAGCCATTACCGATCTCCGCCAGTGCTTGGCATCAGGGGCGATTGTGGTTGCGTTTGTCAGGTGCCGAGTCGGCAGTGATGGCGGCATCGCTTCAACTTGGCGGGGAGCCGAGTGACGATGCCATTTGGTCTGCCCTTTGCCACCAGCACCATATGTTTTTTACCGGTAACCGACCATTGTGGCGGTTGAGCCTGCCGGCTACTGCACCATGGCTGCCGGACCAGGCCGATTGTCTGTTGGAGTGGGGGAGCGCATTGCGCTGGGTGGTAAGCGATGAGGGCAGCGCATTGCGTAGTTGGGCGGTTCAACAGGGGGGGCATGCGACCCTGTTTCGGCACGGGGGCGAAACCTGTCCGGTATTTACACCGCCGTCTACGGCCTTATTGGCGCTACATCGGCGGCTTAAACAACGTTTTGATCCGGCGGGCGTATTGAATCCAGGCCGATTGTACCCAGGGGTGTAA
- a CDS encoding transporter substrate-binding domain-containing protein, producing MEDFPPLSYAARPKPSGLLVEQVEYLIGRHLGLPLEVKTYPWKRAQRLVEVGEADLFYTVETEARRHYAVFVRKPMYRIQLALLASVNNPRLKEIEQVHKLQDLEGFSVASYRGDGWSAQNLQQFPLLWMNGAQDVIRAIDRGLADLFIGNVPTLNEQLRLYGSKDRFVMLPLPELTPQQPEFRIGIGMRTPGMAKLLDDLNRALETPDVQQKLKDIEDRWATK from the coding sequence ATGGAAGATTTTCCTCCTTTGAGTTATGCCGCCCGGCCCAAGCCCAGTGGCTTGCTGGTGGAGCAAGTGGAGTACTTGATCGGCCGACATCTGGGATTGCCGCTTGAGGTCAAAACCTATCCATGGAAACGGGCACAACGTCTGGTGGAGGTGGGGGAGGCTGACCTGTTCTACACGGTGGAGACCGAAGCTCGTCGTCACTATGCGGTGTTTGTCAGGAAACCGATGTATCGTATCCAGTTAGCGCTATTAGCCTCTGTCAATAATCCGCGGCTGAAGGAGATTGAGCAGGTTCACAAACTGCAGGATCTGGAAGGATTCTCGGTAGCCAGCTATCGGGGGGATGGCTGGAGCGCACAGAACTTGCAGCAGTTCCCGCTACTATGGATGAATGGTGCTCAGGATGTGATCAGGGCCATTGACCGGGGGCTGGCCGACTTGTTTATTGGCAATGTGCCAACCTTGAATGAACAGTTGCGCCTGTATGGATCCAAAGACCGCTTTGTCATGCTGCCCTTGCCAGAGTTGACGCCTCAGCAACCGGAGTTTCGCATCGGTATTGGCATGCGGACGCCGGGTATGGCCAAGTTGCTGGATGATTTGAATCGGGCGTTGGAAACACCTGACGTTCAGCAAAAGCTGAAAGACATAGAGGACCGCTGGGCTACCAAATAG